A genome region from Brassica oleracea var. oleracea cultivar TO1000 chromosome C2, BOL, whole genome shotgun sequence includes the following:
- the LOC106326693 gene encoding ubiquitin carboxyl-terminal hydrolase 23-like has product METLNPSSANKRAFSSPSSKRSDGSDPLEHGLDRELTFSRTIRKIGAGLENLGNTCFLNSVVQCLTYTEPLAAYLQDVGHGRRCHMAGFCALCAMQKHVRLALQASGKIVAPKYLVSNLRCVSRNFRNCRQEDAHEYMINLLECMHRCCLPSGVPSESSDAYRSSLVHKIFGGSLRSRVKCAQCSHCSDKFDPFLDLSLDISKADSLQRALSRFTADELLDDGAKVYQCERCKQKVRAVKQLTVSKAPYVLTVHLKRFEAHRSEKIDKKVQFASAVDMKPFVSGPCAGNLKYTLYGVLVHYGRSSHSGHYACFVRTSSGMWYSLDDNRVSKVSENTVFNQKAYMLFYVRDRQNPAPKNTVAVVNKETPRESVATNRASLNIFSSRNDQVNGSGVMKASSLKAPVANSIAPLRSCDKGSPAVLTQKDLNAKETQKDAPSIVEAKGILKRENDTEPLESCDKGAPAVLAQKDLNAKETQKELSSSVEANGILKRENGSAPLKPCDLRAPAVSTQKVLCTKETLQKEVPLPQANGEVSLVKYGSKAACTVLLGKDSLLLEGSTNTQILVNLPASAAKDGNNLKEAANSLKVRDVSVGNSPIEEAVHVNQTLGRQLEGSATSIESVKASSDEGTLTTPRKTRKGSMKTLKVGFKSFKLTLGVRKKKKQKKRRSSATDQERSTSQITSEVASSGSGCLYGKDNCVNLHDEKIRSRNGNVLLGSPAVELKERSNQNGAVLASDQEQTLKSSDMSEASQNAKRKRESAKEEQNSLQKEQVTILTRGLPETVVAKWDEEVSASKMGKSEEDSRIGYVADEWDEEYDRGKKKKIRMKEEMYAGPNPFQLFPSKKQHTDTKKKWTQRMNTAKTGFRI; this is encoded by the exons ATGGAGACTTTGAATCCCTCCTCAGCTAACAAGCGAGCTTTCTCTTCTCCCTCATCTAAAAGGTCTGATGGGTCTGATCCGTTGGAACATGGGTTGGATCGGGAGCTTACTTTCAGCAGAACCATCCGCAAAATC GGTGCGGGTCTGGAGAATCTCGGGAATACATGTTTTCTCAATTCGGTAGTGCAGTGTTTGACTTACACGGAGCCTTTAGCTGCTTACCTGCAAGATGTGGGCCATGGGAGACGAT GTCATATGGCTGGGTTCTGTGCTTTATGTGCAATGCAGAAGCATGTCAGGCTTGCTCTTCAAGCTAGTGGCAAAATAGTAGCACCCAAATATTTGGTCTCCAACTTGCGAT GCGTATCAAGAAACTTCAGAAACTGTCGACAGGAAGATGCACATGAATACATGATCAACTTGCTGGAGTGCATGCACAGGTGTTGTTTGCCTTCTGGTGTACCAAGTGAATCCTCTGATGCTTACAGGAGCAGCTTGGTTCACAAAATATTTGGTGGTAGCCTCCGTAGTCGG GTGAAATGCGCGCAATGTTCACATTGCTCAGACAAGTTTGATCCGTTTCTTGACCTGAGTCTAGACATTTCGAAGGCAGATTCACTGCAGAGAGCACTTTCACGCTTCACTGCTGATGAGCTCTTAGATGATGGTGCAAAAGTTTACCAGTGTGAAAGATGCAAGCAGAAGGTTAGGGCTGTAAAACAGCTAACTGTTTCTAAAGCGCCTTATGTCCTAACTGTACATCTCAAACGGTTCGAAGCGCACAGATCCGAAAAAATCGACAAGAAGGTCCAGTTTGCCTCTGCAGTTGACATGAAACCTTTTGTCAGTGGTCCCTGT GCAGGTAATTTGAAGTACACTCTATATGGTGTTTTGGTTCATTATGGTCGAAGTAGTCATTCTGGTCACTACGCCTGCTTTGTTCGCACTTCAAGTGGCATGTGGTATTCCCTTGATGACAACAGG GTTTCCAAAGTTAGTGAGAATACTGTGTTCAATCAGAAGGCGTATATGCTATTCTATGTTCGTGATAGACAAAACCCAGCCCCAAAGAACACGGTTGCCGTGGTTAATAAAGAGACTCCCAGAGAGAGCGTTGCCACAAACAGAGCTTCTTTGAATATATTCTCTAGCCGAAATGATCAAGTGAATGGCTCAGGTGTCATGAAAGCATCTAGTTTAAAGGCTCCTGTAGCCAATAGTATAGCACCCTTGAGATCATGTGATAAAGGTTCTCCTGCTGTCTTGACCCAAAAAGATTTGAATGCTAAAGAGACTCAGAAAGATGCCCCAAGCATTGTAGAGGCAAAAGGGATACTAAAGAGGGAAAATGATACAGAACCATTAGAATCATGTGATAAAGGTGCTCCTGCTGTCTTGGCCCAAAAAGATTTAAATGCCAAAGAGACTCAGAAAGAACTTTCCAGCAGTGTGGAGGCAAATGGGATCCTTAAGAGGGAAAATGGTTCAGCACCCTTGAAACCATGTGATCTACGTGCTCCTGCTGTCTCAACACAGAAAGTTTTATGTACCAAAGAGACCCTTCAGAAGGAAGTGCCACTTCCACAGGCTAATGGGGAAGTATCTTTGGTAAAGTATGGTTCCAAGGCTGCGTGCACAGTATTACTAGGGAAGGATTCTCTTCTCCTGGAAGGCAGCACAAACACTCAAATTCTCGTCAACTTGCCTGCTTCCGCAGCTAAAGATGGAAATAACTTGAAAGAGGCTGCCAATTCACTGAAG GTTAGAGATGTATCGGTTGGTAATTCTCCTATTGAAGAAGCTGTTCATGTTAATCAGACTTTGGGACGTCAGTTGGAGGGTTCGGCCACTTCCATTGAGTCAGTGAAAGCAAGTTCTGATGAGGGGACACTCACCACACCAAGAAAAACTCGCAAGGGTAGCATGAAAACCCTGAAGGTGGGATTCAAATCTTTTAAGCTGACCTTGGGCGTACGCAAAAAGAAGAAACAGAAAAAGAGAAGATCAAGTGCTACAGATCAAGAGCGTTCCACTTCACAGATAACTAGCGAAGTTGCTTCTTCTGGCTCGGGTTGCTTGTATGGAAAGGATAACTGTGTCAATCTCCATGATGAAAAGATAAGGAGTCGTAATGGGAATGTGTTGCTTGGCTCTCCAGCCGTAGAGCTCAAGGAGAGAAGTAATCAAAATGGTGCCGTTCTTGCGTCAGACCAAGAGCAAACGTTGAAGAGCTCTGACATGTCTGAAGCAAGCCAAAACGCCAAAAGAAAGAGAGAGAGCGCAAAAGAAGAACAAAACTCTTTACAAAAAGAACAGGTGACCATTCTTACACGTGGTTTGCCAGAGACAGTGG TTGCCAAATGGGATGAGGAAGTTTCAGCTTCTAAGATGGGAAAGAGTGAAGAAGACTCGAGAATCGGATATGTAGCAGATGAGTG GGATGAAGAATATGATAGAGGGAAGAAGAAGAAGATAAGGATGAAAGAGGAGATGTATGCAGGGCCGAACCCGTTCCAGTTGTTTCCGTCGAAGAAACAACATACAGATACAAAGAAGAAATGGACGCAACGCATGAATACTGCAAAGACAGGCTTCCGGATATGA
- the LOC106326695 gene encoding GTPase HflX, translating into MSSFLFPSSSPIPKSHWRANSIPKPNRPITLSLLHGNSYSWRLSCKLSLDYFEESVEEDEIPQFLDFSAEGEEPDLEKETVSAPTMTLMQRKKKKGDEESLEDRFKLRNGKEVFEEKAYLVGVERKGDGECLFDIEESLEELEQLADTAGLMVVGSTYQKLASPNPRTYIGSGKVSEIKSAINALDVETVIFDDELSPGQLRNLEKAFGGDVRVCDRTALILDIFNQRAATHEAALQVALAQMEYQLPRLTRMWTHLERQSGGQVKGMGEKQIEVDKRILRTQIGVLKKELESVRKHRKQYRTRRVAIPVPVVSLVGYTNAGKSTLLNQLTGANVLAENRLFATLDPTTRRVQMHNGKEFLLTDTVGFIQKLPTTLVAAFRATLEEISESSLLVHVVDISHPLANQQIEAVEKVMSELDVSSIPKLVVWNKVDRVDDPQKVKLEAEEHGDVICISALTGEGLDKFCNAVHEKLKDSMVWVEALLPFDKGDLLSTIHKVGMVKETEYTENGTLIRAHVPLRFAQLLKPMRHLVKEASYAKKGEIES; encoded by the exons ATGAGCTCGTTTTTGTTTCCTTCTTCTTCTCCGATTCCCAAATCTCACTGGCGCGCGAACTCCATCCCTAAACCTAATCGCCCGATTACACTCTCTCTTCTTCATGGAAACTCCTATTCGTGGAGGTTATCTTGTAAACTCAGTCTCGATTATTTCGAGGAAAGCGTGGAGGAAGATGAAATCCCTCAGTTTCTCGACTTCTCTGCGGAGGGGGAGGAGCCAGATTTGGAGAAAGAAACGGTTTCTGCTCCAACTATGACGCTGATGCAGAGGAAGAAGAAGAAAGGAGATGAAGAGAGCTTAGAAGATAGATTCAAGCTCAGAAATGGAAAGGAG GTGTTTGAGGAGAAGGCGTATCTAGTGGGAGTTGAAAGAAAGGGTGACGGAGAGTGTTTGTTTGATATAGAGGAGTCTCTTGAGGAGCTGGAACAGCTTGCGGATACTGCTGGCCTTATGGTCGTTGGTTCTACCTATCAAAA GCTAGCTTCCCCAAATCCTAGAACTTACATTGGATCCGGAAAGGTCTCTGAGATCAAAAGCGCTATTAATGCACTCGACGTTGAGACTGTGATATTTGACGATGAGCTTTCACCAGG GCAGTTGCGTAACCTGGAAAAGGCCTTTGGTGGGGATGTTCGAGTTTGTGACCGCACCGCCCTTATCTTGGATATTTTCAACCAAAGGGCCGCAACCCACGAAGCAGCCTTGCAG GTTGCTCTAGCACAGATGGAGTACCAATTACCACGACTAACTAGAATGTGGACTCATCTTGAGCGTCAATCAGGTGGTCAAGTTAAGGGTATGGGAGAAAAACAAATTGAAGTTGACAAGCGTATTTTGCGTACTCAA ATTGGAGTTCTCAAAAAAGAGTTGGAATCTGTTAGAAAGCATCGGAAGCAGTATCGAACCAGGCGTGTTGCTATACCTGTTCCTGTTGTATCTTTG GTTGGTTACACAAACGCTGGAAAGAGTACACTTTTGAACCAATTGACTGGTGCTAATGTTCTCGCTGAAAATCGTTTGTTTGCGACCCTTGATCCAACTACCAGAAGGGTTCAG ATGCACAACGGGAAGGAGTTTCTTCTCACAGATACTGTTGGTTTTATTCAAAAGTTACCAACCACCTTG GTTGCTGCTTTCAGAGCAACACTCGAAGAGATATCAGAGTCGTCCCTTTTGGTGCATGTTGTTGACATCAG CCACCCACTGGCAAATCAACAAATAGAAGCTGTAGAAAAGGTCATGTCTGAACTCGATGTTTCATCAATCCCAAAATTGGTTGTGTGGAATAAG GTTGATAGAGTGGATGATCCTCAAAAGGTCAAGCTGGAAGCAGAGGAACATGGGGATGTAATTTGTATATCTGCTCTGACTGGAGAAGGACTAGACAAATTCTGCAATGCTGTTCATGAAAAGCTCAAG GATTCAATGGTTTGGGTTGAAGCCCTTTTGCCATTTGATAAAGGGGACCTTCTAAGCACCATACACAAGGTTGGAATGGTGAAAGAAACT GAATACACAGAGAACGGGACGCTTATCAGAGCACATGTTCCACTTCGTTTTGCACAGTTGCTTAAACCTATGAGACACTTGGTCAAAGAAGCGTCTTATGCAAAGAAGGGTGAAATAGAATCATAG
- the LOC106326694 gene encoding probable cyclic nucleotide-gated ion channel 5, with product MAGKPQTFVSVDDLDFKLPSSSSLTRQHNYSSSISGPLHPIQGSHNASGSFKKRFQKGSKGLKSIGRSLGFGVYRAVFPEDLKVSEKKIFDPQDKTLLFCNKLFVVSCILSVFVDPFFFYLPVINGESKCLGIDRKLAITATTFRTFIDVFYLAHMALQLRTAYIAPSSRVFGRGELVIDPAQIAKRYLQRWFIIDFLSVLPVPQIVVWRFLQRSRGSDVLATKQALLFIVLVQYIPRFLRVLPLTSELKRTAGVFAETAWAGAAYYLMLYMLASHIVGAFWYLLALERNDACWQEACSDAGKKICTTGFLYCGNQNMDGYDVWNKTKESVLQSKCRAELDDPNPPFDFGIYTQALSSGIVSSQKFITKYCYCLWWGLQNLSTLGQGLETSTYPLEIMFSITLAISGLILFALLIGNMQTYLQSLTIRLEEMRVKRRDSEQWMHHRMLPQDLRQRVRRYDQYKWLETRGVDEEYLVQNLPKDLRRDIKRHLCLALVRRVPLFESMDEKLLDAICMRLKPCLFTESTYLVREGDPVDEMLFIIRGRLESVTTDGGRSGFFNYSLLKEGEFCGEELLTWALDPKSGVNLPSSTRTVKALTEVEAFALASEELKFVASQFRRLHSRQVQHTFRFYSHQWRTWAACFIQAAWRRYCKRKKMEEAEAEAVPMSTTGSSSSMGAAFLVTKFAASALRTIHRNRNTRIRELVKLQKPPEPDFTAEDAD from the exons ATGGCAGGCAAACCACAAACTTTTGTGAG CGTGGATGATCTGGACTTTAAGCTACCATCATCATCATCTCTAACCCGCCAACACAACTACTCCTCAAGTATCAGTGGACCACTTCACCCCATTCAAGGAAGCCACAACGCATCTGGATCCTTCAAGAAACGTTTCCAAAAAGGTTCCAAGGGGCTCAAATCCATAGGTCGTTCGCTTGGTTTCGGTGTTTACAGAGCTGTCTTCCCTGAAGACCTCAAAGTATCTGAGAAGAAGATATTTGATCCTCAGGACAAAACCCTCTTGTTCTGCAATAAGCTGTTTGTTGTCTCGTGTATTCTCTCGGTGTTCGTGGACCCTTTCTTCTTCTACCTTCCTGTGATCAATGGTGAGTCCAAGTGCCTCGGTATTGACCGGAAGCTGGCTATCACGGCGACTACGTTTAGGACTTTCATCGACGTGTTTTATCTCGCTCACATGGCTCTCCAGCTCAGGACTGCTTATATTGCACCCTCGTCTAGGGTCTTTGGGAGAGGTGAGCTTGTGATAGATCCTGCGCAGATAGCAAAGAGATATTTGCAGCGGTGGTTTATCATTGATTTCCTCTCTGTACTTCCTGTCCCTCAG ATTGTAGTGTGGAGGTTCTTGCAAAGGTCAAGGGGATCAGATGTATTGGCTACAAAGCAGGCCTTGCTTTTCATTGTTTTGGTTCAGTATATACCGCGGTTTCTTCGTGTCTTGCCCTTGACATCTGAACTGAAAAGGACAGCAGGTGTCTTTGCAGAAACTGCTTGGGCTGGTGCTGCTTATTATCTGATGTTATATATGCTTGCAAGTCAT ATAGTTGGAGCGTTTTGGTACCTTTTAGCGTTAGAACGCAATGACGCATGTTGGCAGGAGGCTTGTAGTGACGCAGGGAAGAAAATTTGCACAACAGGTTTCTTGTACTGTGGGAATCAAAACATGGACGGCTATGATGTTTGGAACAAGACCAAAGAATCTGTTCTTCAGTCCAAGTGCCGCGCTGAGTTAGATGATCCTAATCCTCCATTTGACTTTGGGATTTATACACAGGCTTTATCCTCTGGCATTGTCTCTTCTCAAAAGTTTATCACAAAGTATTGTTATTGCTTGTGGTGGGGCCTTCAGAACTTGAG TACACTAGGACAAGGGCTTGAAACCAGTACATACCCATTGGAGATTATGTTCTCCATCACTCTGGCCATCTCCGGGTTGATTCTCTTTGCTCTCCTCATCGGAAACATGCAG ACATACCTCCAATCTCTTACCATCCGGCTGGAAGAAATGAGAGTGAAGAGGCGTGATTCAGAGCAATGGATGCATCACAGGATGTTACCACAAGATCTTAGGCAGCGTGTGAGACGCTATGACCAGTATAAATGGCTGGAGACACGTGGCGTAGATGAAGAGTATCTCGTTCAGAATCTCCCCAAGGATCTCCGGAGAGACATCAAGCGCCATCTTTGTCTGGCTTTAGTGCGCAGG GTTCCATTGTTTGAGAGCATGGACGAGAAGCTGCTGGATGCGATCTGCATGCGGCTGAAGCCATGTTTGTTCACAGAGAGCACCTACTTAGTCCGAGAAGGAGACCCTGTAGACGAGATGCTATTCATCATACGTGGCCGCCTCGAGAGTGTGACAACAGATGGAGGCAGGAGCGGTTTCTTCAACTACAGTCTCCTCAAAGAAGGAGAGTTCTGCGGTGAAGAGCTTCTGACATGGGCGTTGGATCCAAAATCAGGTGTGAACCTCCCGTCCTCCACAAGAACCGTGAAAGCTCTGACAGAAGTAGAGGCCTTTGCGCTGGCCTCAGAGGAGCTGAAGTTTGTAGCAAGCCAGTTCAGGCGTCTGCATAGCAGGCAAGTGCAGCACACGTTCAGGTTTTACTCTCACCAATGGAGGACTTGGGCTGCTTGCTTTATCCAAGCTGCGTGGCGGAGATACTGCAAGAGGAAGAAGATGGAAGAGGCAGAGGCAGAGGCCGTGCCCATGTCAACCACTGGAAGTTCATCCTCCATGGGGGCTGCGTTTCTTGTCACGAAGTTTGCGGCTAGTGCGCTGCGCACCATACACAGGAACAGGAACACACGGATTAGGGAATTGGTAAAGCTGCAGAAGCCTCCTGAGCCTGATTTCACTGCGGAAGATGCTGATTAA
- the LOC106327865 gene encoding APO protein 2, chloroplastic — protein sequence MSITYSTLSWGDTGSLSAFWPKIVPFGIPMNQFLNPSSSSSCFGFSASLQGSSRLQLDSRLVLRKRSKALPFLVRSDHPQNADAPKQYSKREKKPFPVPIVDLRRAARERVKNNKDKPKRPLPPPKNGMVVKSLVPLAYKVYNARIRLINNLHRLMKVVRVNACGWCNEIHVGPYGHPFKSCKGPSASQRKGHHEWTNSVLEDVIVPLEAYHLYDRLGKRIRHDERFTIPRVPPVVELCIQGGVEIPELPAKRRRKPIIRIGKSEFVDADETELPDPEPHIPPEPLLTELPPSEITPPSSEEETVSLAEETLQAWEEMRAGAKKLMRMYRVRVCGYCPEVHVGPTGHKAQNCGAFKHQQRNGQHGWQSAVLDDLIPPRYVWHVPDVNGPPMQRELRSFYGQAPAVVEICAQAGAEVPEQYRATMRLEVGIPSSVQEAEMVV from the exons ATGTCGATTACGTACTCCACCCTTTCCT GGGGAGATACTGGTTCCCTTTCGGCTTTTTGGCCCAAAATTGTACCTTTTGGCATACCCATGAATCAGTTTCTCAATCCCAGCTCCTCCTCGTCTTGTTTCGGATTCTCAGCTTCTCTTCAG GGAAGTAGCAGACTTCAGTTAGATTCTAGACTTGTGCTTCGTAAAAGGAGTAAAGCTCTTCCCTTTCTTGTGAGAAGTGATCATCCTCAGAACGCAGACGCACCTAAGCAGTACTCAAAGAGAGAGAAGAAGCCCTTCCCGGTTCCCATTGTGGACCTGAGACGAGCCGCGAGGGAGAGAGTCAAGAACAACAAAGACAAACCTAAGAGACCTCTCCCTCCTCCTAAAAACGGCATGGTCGTCAAGAGCCTTGTCCCTCTTGCTTACAAAGTGTACAATGCGAGGATCAGACTGATCAACAATCTCCACCGCCTCATGAAAGTTGTTCGTGTTAACGCTTGTGG GTGGTGTAATGAGATCCACGTTGGACCTTACGGTCATCCGTTTAAGTCGTGTAAAGGTCCTAGTGCTTCTCAAAGGAAAGGTCATCATGAATGGACAAACTCTGTCCTCGAAGACGTGATTGTCCCTCTTGAAGCTTACCACCTCTACGACCGCCTCGGCAAGCGCATTCGTCACGATGAGAGATTCACCATCCCTCGAGTTCCCCCCGTAGTCGAGCTCTGCATCCAGGGAGGCGTTGAGATCCCTGAGCTTCCAGCAAAAAGGAGAAGAAAACCGATAATCCGCATCGGCAAAAGCGAGTTCGTCGACGCAGATGAAACCGAGTTGCCTGATCCAGAGCCTCACATTCCTCCAGAGCCGTTGTTAACCGAGCTACCTCCCTCAGAAATCACTCCACCTTCCAGCGAAGAAGAAACGGTCTCTCTAGCGGAAGAGACTTTACAAGCGTGGGAAGAGATGAGAGCAGGAGCCAAGAAGCTGATGAGGATGTACAGGGTCAGAGTCTGCGGGTACTGTCCCGAGGTCCACGTGGGTCCGACGGGACACAAGGCTCAGAACTGTGGCGCGTTCAAGCACCAGCAGAGGAATGGCCAGCACGGTTGGCAGTCTGCGGTGCTTGACGATTTGATACCGCCGAGATACGTTTGGCATGTTCCTGATGTGAACGGGCCGCCGATGCAGAGGGAGCTGAGAAGCTTCTACGGGCAAGCGCCTGCTGTTGTGGAGATATGTGCGCAGGCTGGTGCGGAAGTGCCTGAACAGTATAGAGCGACTATGAGACTGGAGGTTGGGATACCTTCGAGTGTTCAAGAAGCTGAAATGGTCGTTTGA
- the LOC106324932 gene encoding uncharacterized protein LOC106324932, with the protein MMNPAHGNFNCNPVEDPKVRFRHHSLLQDYQELHMDTEAMRKRLETMQERKATLMAEVRFLRRRYRHLRQDQPVKKVRGRSNGGKKSKTQLVRVEVSPNKTSGAETKHVSLPDLNHSGEAHHDETKTKKVPLFDLNQISGEEEEEMNNSEERMRVEQSSACKRMSSIEMLSCRNGGDGSHKRKSSWQDPVAALRV; encoded by the exons ATGATGAATCCAGCTCATGGAAACTTCAACTGTAATCCTGTTGAGGATCCCAAAGTCAGATTTAGGCACCATAGCCTTTTGCAAGACTATCAAGAACTTCATATG GATACTGAAGCAATGAGAAAAAGGTTGGAGACTATGCAAGAGAGAAAGGCAACGCTAATGGCCGAAGTCAG GTTTCTGCGGCGGAGGTACAGACATTTGAGACAAGACCAACCTGTTAAGAAGGTTAGGGGAAGATCAAATGGTGGGAAGAAGAGTAAGACGCAGTTAGTCCGAGTGGAAGTATCTCCTAATAAGACAAGTGGAGCAGAAACGAAGCATGTTTCACTTCCTGACTTAAACCACTCAGGAGAGGCTCATCATGACGAAACCAAAACCAAAAAAGTTCCATTGTTCGATCTAAACCAGATATCT GGAGAAGAAGAGGAAGAGATGAACAATAGCGAAGAGAGAATGAGAGTGGAACAAAGCAGTGCATGCAAGAGAATGAGCAGCATAGAGATGCTGTCTTGCAGGAATGGAGGAGACGGTTCACATAAGAGGAAAAGCTCATGGCAAGATCCTGTTGCAGCTCTTAGAGTTTAA
- the LOC106323363 gene encoding uncharacterized protein LOC106323363, producing the protein IILLLFLSQSFLLCSGREEDEAGQTRKLGVFIRKRGGGGYRRARTTTSASATLLSGSFHMTACLVSSFLLSLLF; encoded by the coding sequence ATCATCTTGCTTCTGTTCTTGTCTCAGTCCTTTCTTCTATGTTCAGGTCGTGAAGAGGACGAAGCTGGTCAAACGAGGAAGCTTGGAGTTTTTATAAGAAAAAGGGGAGGAGGAGGATACAGAAGGGCTCGCACCACCACATCAGCTTCTGCAACACTTTTGTCAGGCTCCTTCCACATGACTGCTTGCCTTGTCTCCTCTTTCCTGCTCTCTCTTCTTTTCTAG